In Maridesulfovibrio sp., the following proteins share a genomic window:
- a CDS encoding PilZ domain-containing protein, producing the protein MDILFESNSSRGAFRTSLPGLALRIDGRPESYSVKDFSVNGLAFAAGKESFAVDEQFKVDFVLGKKELLTGLEIKIVRDIGEGLMGCIYVDLDKYQEARLDKLVLEVQKRMILLRKKKGAS; encoded by the coding sequence ATGGATATTTTATTCGAGAGCAATTCGTCCAGAGGGGCTTTCAGGACAAGTCTTCCTGGGCTTGCCCTCAGGATTGATGGCCGTCCTGAATCATACAGTGTGAAGGATTTTAGTGTTAACGGGTTGGCGTTTGCCGCCGGGAAAGAGTCTTTTGCTGTGGATGAGCAATTCAAAGTTGATTTTGTCCTTGGTAAAAAAGAGCTTTTGACTGGTCTTGAGATTAAGATCGTGCGCGATATAGGTGAGGGGCTGATGGGCTGCATTTATGTCGATCTTGATAAATATCAGGAAGCCCGCCTTGATAAACTGGTTCTTGAAGTCCAGAAACGTATGATTCTATTGCGCAAGAAAAAAGGCGCTTCGTGA
- a CDS encoding biotin carboxylase N-terminal domain-containing protein, with protein sequence MYKGEHKVLIANRGEIAIRIARSCLELNQNFVCVYTDADSESGHVRFAREHGGEDSLFRISSYRDANEIFSVADRSGASAIHPGYGFFAEDFRFARRVVKRDKPLIFIGPSWRVIQELGDKINTKRLARSLGVPTVPGSDSPIYDELEAVELAESLFAFQREQGFQVPAIMVKASAGGGGMGIEEVKDPDEFRSVYRRIRNYAKRQFNDEGVLIEQRIYGFNHLEVQVVCERSGEKHVHFGTRNCSVQSSGNQKRIEVAPGFAPDERHYIFDAAVVLESITNHSLSMARAVNYDNVGTWEWIVTPRGEPFLMEVNTRIQVENGVSAAIAAIKGERGVNIVREQVRLGLGDPMTYSQQDVELSGVAIEYRIIAENPDKDFAPWVGTIEDFGWKEQDWLEVYTQVPTDRAYEIPTEFDPNLALAIVRGDNLDQAKRRGIEFLSELVLNGQDRKGRTIESNISYLIDKTSSLLEF encoded by the coding sequence GTGTATAAAGGTGAACATAAGGTCCTTATCGCTAACAGAGGCGAGATTGCTATTCGTATTGCGCGATCCTGTCTGGAGCTGAACCAGAATTTTGTTTGTGTTTATACTGATGCGGACAGCGAAAGCGGGCATGTACGTTTCGCGCGCGAGCACGGCGGTGAAGATTCTCTTTTCCGTATCAGTTCTTACCGGGATGCAAATGAAATTTTCAGTGTCGCTGACCGTAGTGGCGCCTCGGCAATCCATCCGGGATACGGATTTTTTGCAGAGGACTTCCGGTTTGCGCGGCGGGTTGTAAAACGCGATAAGCCATTGATTTTCATAGGCCCTTCTTGGAGGGTTATTCAGGAATTGGGCGATAAGATCAATACCAAAAGATTGGCGCGCAGTCTCGGAGTACCAACTGTTCCGGGCTCCGACAGCCCTATTTATGATGAACTTGAGGCTGTCGAGCTTGCTGAAAGCCTTTTTGCCTTTCAAAGGGAGCAGGGGTTTCAGGTTCCTGCGATCATGGTCAAAGCCTCGGCCGGTGGCGGAGGGATGGGCATTGAGGAAGTCAAAGATCCTGATGAGTTCCGCTCTGTCTATCGCAGGATACGTAACTATGCCAAACGCCAGTTTAATGACGAAGGTGTGCTCATTGAGCAGCGTATTTACGGTTTCAATCATCTGGAAGTTCAGGTGGTCTGCGAGCGCAGTGGCGAGAAGCATGTTCACTTCGGAACCCGCAATTGCTCGGTTCAAAGCAGCGGCAACCAGAAAAGGATTGAGGTCGCTCCGGGGTTCGCCCCTGACGAACGTCATTACATTTTTGATGCTGCGGTGGTGCTGGAGAGTATTACCAACCATTCCCTGTCCATGGCCCGGGCTGTAAATTATGATAACGTAGGAACATGGGAATGGATTGTAACCCCGCGCGGGGAACCGTTCCTCATGGAGGTTAACACCCGTATACAGGTTGAAAACGGTGTTTCCGCTGCCATAGCTGCCATCAAAGGCGAACGCGGTGTGAATATTGTCCGCGAGCAGGTAAGGCTGGGGCTCGGTGATCCCATGACTTACAGTCAGCAGGATGTGGAACTGTCCGGCGTGGCCATTGAGTACCGCATTATTGCTGAGAATCCGGACAAAGATTTTGCTCCTTGGGTCGGAACTATAGAGGACTTCGGATGGAAGGAACAGGACTGGCTGGAAGTCTACACACAGGTTCCCACTGATCGTGCCTATGAGATTCCTACCGAGTTTGATCCCAACCTTGCTCTGGCTATAGTGCGCGGGGATAATCTTGATCAGGCTAAAAGACGCGGGATTGAATTTTTATCCGAACTGGTGCTGAATGGACAGGACCGGAAGGGTAGAACGATTGAGTCCAATATTTCCTATTTGATCGATAAAACTTCCAGCTTGCTGGAATTTTAG
- a CDS encoding purine-nucleoside phosphorylase, which produces MTSPESIHTISTHILEKIDNFQASATGIILGSGLGEAITKLDSAIEIPYGEIPGFPQSTVKGHSGSLIYGFIEGKPVLVFSGRFHIYEGYTAQQAVTPVRVMGEMGIKRIFITNAAGALNPQFDAGDLMLITDQINFTGHSPLTGPNNENWGLRFPDMSRVYSEELRNIAVAAAKDKGIRLERGVYVQVTGPNLETPAETRMFKRLGADAVGMSTAIEAIAAVHMGISVMGIACLTNKNLPDCMAETTHEAVIEQAAKSSAAMSALIREIISRLN; this is translated from the coding sequence ATGACCTCCCCGGAATCTATACATACTATTAGCACCCATATACTAGAAAAGATAGATAATTTTCAAGCCTCTGCAACAGGGATAATTCTCGGCTCAGGTCTTGGGGAAGCAATCACCAAACTTGATTCGGCAATTGAAATACCATACGGGGAAATTCCCGGTTTTCCACAATCAACGGTTAAAGGTCATTCCGGCAGCCTGATCTATGGTTTTATCGAAGGAAAACCTGTACTTGTATTCAGCGGACGCTTCCATATCTACGAAGGATATACCGCCCAGCAGGCCGTGACCCCGGTTCGGGTCATGGGAGAAATGGGTATCAAAAGAATTTTCATTACCAACGCTGCGGGGGCTCTGAACCCACAATTCGACGCCGGAGACCTTATGCTGATCACCGACCAGATCAACTTCACCGGCCATTCCCCGCTAACAGGACCAAACAACGAGAACTGGGGACTGCGATTCCCAGACATGAGCAGAGTCTACTCAGAAGAATTGCGCAACATTGCCGTTGCAGCCGCCAAGGACAAAGGAATCCGCTTGGAACGCGGCGTCTATGTGCAGGTAACCGGGCCGAATCTGGAAACCCCGGCCGAAACCAGAATGTTCAAAAGGCTGGGCGCCGATGCTGTGGGCATGTCAACCGCAATTGAGGCCATAGCAGCCGTCCACATGGGAATATCTGTCATGGGCATCGCCTGTCTGACCAATAAAAATCTGCCCGACTGCATGGCCGAAACAACCCATGAGGCAGTAATCGAACAGGCTGCCAAGTCTTCTGCCGCCATGTCGGCACTTATTAGAGAAATTATTTCCCGGCTGAACTAG
- a CDS encoding flagellar motor protein MotB, protein MDDELLKGSLLVEDEEDEDDSNDWITTFADLSMLLLVFFILLYSMSEIDAKKFDMTFQSVSKSISGKLQKIATSKVSREEAGAILNQVVTRREIIKAQRKVFEDVKYLQTTKGVEGIMSAKFEDGKITIKLPSDVLFNPGQVQLSTRGQAAVKALKNFFVTHPDQYINIKGYTDDTKPSSNSRLKDNWEISSLRAVNVLRFLMKIGIKPNRLTATGLGEMDPLVPNNSPRNRQRNRRVEFVLDKILTGP, encoded by the coding sequence ATGGATGATGAACTCCTGAAAGGTTCACTATTAGTAGAGGATGAAGAGGACGAGGACGATTCCAACGATTGGATAACCACCTTTGCTGATTTATCCATGCTGCTGCTGGTTTTTTTTATCCTGCTCTATTCCATGTCCGAGATTGATGCGAAAAAGTTTGATATGACTTTTCAATCAGTCAGCAAGTCCATCAGTGGTAAATTGCAGAAGATTGCAACCAGCAAGGTTTCCCGCGAGGAAGCCGGTGCCATTCTTAATCAGGTGGTCACCCGCCGTGAGATAATTAAAGCCCAGCGCAAGGTCTTTGAAGATGTGAAGTATCTCCAGACCACCAAAGGGGTGGAAGGTATCATGAGCGCAAAGTTTGAGGATGGTAAAATCACCATTAAACTGCCTTCTGACGTTCTTTTCAATCCCGGACAGGTTCAGCTGAGCACCCGTGGACAGGCCGCAGTGAAAGCCCTGAAGAATTTTTTTGTGACCCATCCTGACCAGTATATCAATATTAAAGGATATACCGACGATACCAAGCCCAGCAGCAATAGCAGACTGAAGGACAACTGGGAAATTTCATCTTTACGGGCAGTAAATGTTTTGCGTTTCTTAATGAAAATAGGAATTAAGCCGAACAGACTAACTGCAACCGGACTTGGGGAAATGGATCCCCTTGTTCCGAACAATTCGCCGCGGAACCGTCAGCGTAACCGGCGAGTTGAATTTGTTCTGGATAAGATTCTGACCGGGCCTTAA
- a CDS encoding MotA/TolQ/ExbB proton channel family protein: MDFSTLIGMLVGLSLVVGAIFIGGAVDVFVNVPGMMIVIGGTLASICVAFPFEEVLQAMLAGFKAFSSRKVKVNEVVNIMVKVAEISRREGLIALENVQTENVVLRKSCQLIADNADPELIRATLQIEISAMKRRHKIAQDVYKRLAGLAPAFGMLGTLIGLVQMLSNLQDPASIGPAMAVAILTTFYGSLLATLLFIPIGAKLKARTLQEQLHLEIIFEGAKSILENNNPRLVYEKLSSFQAPKDRSGD; this comes from the coding sequence ATGGATTTTTCCACTTTAATCGGGATGCTGGTAGGGCTTTCTCTAGTTGTTGGTGCGATTTTCATCGGCGGGGCAGTTGATGTATTTGTCAATGTTCCCGGCATGATGATCGTTATTGGTGGAACTTTGGCTTCCATTTGCGTTGCGTTTCCTTTTGAAGAAGTTCTTCAGGCCATGCTTGCAGGGTTCAAAGCTTTTTCTTCCAGAAAGGTTAAAGTAAACGAAGTTGTGAATATCATGGTCAAGGTTGCTGAAATTAGCCGACGCGAAGGGCTGATCGCTCTTGAAAATGTGCAGACTGAGAATGTAGTTTTGCGCAAATCCTGCCAGTTGATAGCTGATAATGCTGATCCCGAACTCATCCGCGCCACCTTGCAGATCGAAATTTCTGCCATGAAAAGGCGCCACAAAATTGCGCAGGACGTATATAAACGGCTAGCGGGTCTGGCTCCGGCTTTCGGTATGCTTGGTACTCTGATCGGTCTGGTCCAGATGTTGTCCAACCTTCAGGACCCTGCATCCATCGGCCCGGCCATGGCAGTTGCTATTCTGACCACTTTTTATGGTTCACTGCTGGCGACCCTGCTTTTTATCCCTATCGGTGCAAAACTCAAGGCCAGAACTCTACAGGAACAACTGCATCTTGAGATTATTTTTGAAGGCGCCAAGTCTATCCTTGAGAATAACAACCCCCGTCTGGTCTACGAGAAGCTTTCTTCTTTTCAGGCCCCTAAGGACAGATCAGGAGATTAG